One window from the genome of Pedococcus badiiscoriae encodes:
- the cofC gene encoding 2-phospho-L-lactate guanylyltransferase, whose product MTTPTDWHLVVPVKGGATAKSRLHPASRVDREELALALATDCLSACCAGMPPGRVLVVTSDERVAQMAAGLGARVLDDPGEGLNGAVAAGRDLVFAEAPGSAVAVLLGDLPALRPQDLTTALRAAAAYPRAIVPDAQGAGTALLTSLVGEELAPSFGAGSASRHEGSGHRRLELDLPHLRTDVDDDASLQAALALGVGAATRHVLEGTPDTLPPMQASVHTFDEATGAGSALLDDGREVRFSPEVFAASALRHLRVGQRLSIDLAADTEISRLWIVGIGDDQRIG is encoded by the coding sequence ATGACCACACCCACCGACTGGCACCTGGTCGTCCCCGTCAAGGGCGGGGCGACAGCCAAGTCACGGCTGCATCCCGCGTCGCGCGTGGACCGCGAGGAGCTGGCCCTGGCCCTGGCCACCGACTGCCTCAGCGCCTGCTGCGCCGGTATGCCGCCGGGCCGCGTCCTCGTCGTAACCTCCGACGAGCGCGTGGCCCAGATGGCCGCCGGGCTGGGCGCGCGGGTCCTCGACGACCCCGGCGAGGGGCTGAACGGCGCCGTGGCGGCCGGACGGGACCTCGTGTTCGCCGAGGCTCCCGGCAGCGCCGTGGCCGTCCTGCTCGGCGACCTGCCCGCGCTGCGCCCGCAGGACCTGACGACGGCACTGCGCGCCGCTGCGGCATACCCGAGGGCGATCGTGCCCGACGCGCAGGGCGCCGGCACCGCGCTCCTCACGAGCCTGGTCGGCGAGGAGCTGGCCCCGTCGTTCGGTGCGGGCTCGGCGAGCAGGCACGAGGGGTCAGGGCACCGACGCCTCGAGCTCGACCTGCCCCACCTGCGCACCGACGTCGATGACGACGCCAGCCTTCAGGCGGCGCTGGCGCTGGGCGTGGGAGCGGCGACCCGACACGTTCTCGAGGGGACGCCGGATACGCTGCCGCCCATGCAGGCCAGCGTGCACACCTTCGACGAAGCCACCGGTGCGGGGTCGGCCCTGCTGGACGACGGACGCGAGGTGAGGTTCAGCCCCGAGGTGTTCGCGGCGAGCGCACTGCGCCACCTGCGGGTCGGCCAACGGCTCAGCATCGACCTGGCAGCCGACACCGAGATCAGCCGGCTGTGGATCGTCGGGATCGGTGACGACCAGCGGATCGGCTGA
- the murA gene encoding UDP-N-acetylglucosamine 1-carboxyvinyltransferase produces the protein MANILTVNGGVPLVGDLEVRGAKNLVSKAMVAALLAEGPCRLRGVPEISDVKIVSGLLELHGVKIEATDRDGELLLDPTNVEQAHVADIDAHAGSSRVPVLLCGPLLHRLGEAFIPDLGGCRIGERPINYHLDVLRQFGADVQKRPEGLRLTAPDGLRGTRIQLPYPSVGATEQVLLTAVRAQGVTELRNAAVEPEILDLIAVLQKMGAIISVETDRVIKIEGVDRLGGYDHLAVPDRIEAGSWACAALATKGDIYVRGAQQLAMMPFLNVFRKIGGDFDIDDEGIRFWHAGGALKSLVLETDVHPGFMTDWQQPLVVALTQTTGLSIVHETVYENRLGFTEALGEMGAVIQIYRECLGGSPCRFGRANFQHSAVISGPTPLKGAEITVPDLRGGFSYLIAALAAEGQSKVHGIELIYRGYERFSEKLDSLGADYEVG, from the coding sequence ATGGCAAACATCCTCACCGTGAATGGCGGCGTTCCCCTGGTCGGAGACCTCGAGGTCAGGGGTGCCAAGAACCTGGTCTCCAAGGCCATGGTGGCTGCGCTGCTCGCGGAGGGCCCCTGCCGCCTGCGGGGGGTGCCCGAGATCTCCGACGTCAAGATCGTTTCGGGTCTGCTGGAGCTGCACGGCGTCAAGATCGAGGCCACCGACCGTGACGGCGAGCTGTTGCTCGACCCGACCAACGTCGAGCAGGCCCACGTCGCCGACATCGACGCCCACGCGGGCTCGTCGCGGGTGCCGGTGCTGCTCTGCGGCCCGCTGCTGCACCGCTTGGGGGAGGCCTTCATCCCGGACCTCGGGGGCTGCCGCATCGGCGAGCGCCCGATCAACTACCACCTCGACGTCCTGCGCCAGTTCGGTGCGGATGTCCAGAAGCGCCCCGAGGGACTGCGGCTCACGGCCCCGGACGGCCTGCGCGGCACCCGGATCCAGCTGCCGTACCCCAGCGTGGGGGCTACCGAGCAGGTGCTGCTCACCGCCGTCCGGGCGCAGGGCGTCACCGAGCTGCGCAACGCCGCGGTGGAGCCCGAGATCCTCGACCTCATCGCGGTCCTGCAGAAGATGGGCGCGATCATCAGCGTCGAGACCGACCGGGTCATCAAGATCGAGGGCGTCGACCGGCTCGGTGGCTACGACCACCTGGCGGTTCCCGACCGCATCGAGGCAGGCTCCTGGGCGTGCGCGGCGCTCGCGACCAAGGGCGACATCTACGTCCGCGGCGCCCAGCAGCTCGCGATGATGCCGTTCCTCAACGTCTTCCGGAAGATCGGCGGCGACTTCGACATCGACGACGAGGGCATCCGCTTCTGGCACGCCGGCGGCGCCCTGAAGTCCCTGGTGCTGGAGACCGACGTGCACCCCGGCTTCATGACCGACTGGCAGCAGCCGCTCGTCGTCGCCCTCACCCAGACCACGGGCCTGTCGATCGTGCATGAGACGGTCTACGAGAACCGGCTCGGCTTCACCGAGGCGCTGGGGGAGATGGGCGCGGTCATCCAGATCTACCGCGAGTGCCTGGGCGGGTCACCGTGCCGTTTCGGCCGCGCCAACTTCCAGCACAGCGCCGTGATCTCCGGTCCGACCCCGCTCAAGGGCGCCGAGATCACCGTGCCGGACCTGCGTGGTGGCTTCAGCTACCTCATTGCCGCGCTCGCCGCGGAGGGTCAGTCCAAGGTGCACGGCATCGAGCTCATCTACCGCGGCTACGAGCGGTTCTCCGAGAAGCTCGACTCGCTCGGAGCGGACTACGAGGTCGGCTGA
- a CDS encoding HU family DNA-binding protein — MNKAELIKELESRLGSRKAASDALTAVVDVVIREVAKGGSVAITGFGTFEQAARAARTGRNPRTGASVKIKKTVVPKFRAGSAFKEVVKNPRSLPKAAVAGARAAAGSATKAAVGTATKAAPAKKAAPAKKAAPAKKAAPAKKAVVKKAAPATKAAPVKKAVVKKAAPAKKAAPAKAVVKKAAPAKKAVVKKAAPAKKAVVKKAAPAKKAVVKKAAPAKKAAPAKKAATKRAAKKA, encoded by the coding sequence GTGAACAAGGCAGAACTGATCAAGGAGCTGGAGAGTCGCTTGGGCAGCCGCAAGGCAGCCAGCGATGCACTGACGGCCGTCGTGGACGTGGTCATCCGCGAGGTGGCCAAGGGCGGCAGTGTTGCCATCACCGGCTTCGGCACGTTCGAGCAGGCAGCCCGCGCCGCCCGCACCGGTCGCAACCCCCGCACCGGTGCCAGCGTGAAGATCAAGAAGACCGTGGTGCCCAAGTTCCGTGCCGGCTCGGCCTTCAAGGAGGTCGTGAAGAACCCACGCTCCCTGCCGAAGGCCGCTGTGGCAGGGGCTCGCGCCGCTGCCGGCAGCGCGACCAAGGCCGCCGTGGGCACCGCCACGAAGGCCGCCCCCGCCAAGAAGGCCGCCCCGGCCAAGAAGGCCGCCCCGGCCAAGAAGGCGGCTCCCGCGAAGAAGGCGGTCGTGAAGAAGGCGGCTCCGGCCACGAAGGCTGCGCCCGTCAAGAAGGCGGTCGTGAAGAAGGCGGCCCCCGCAAAGAAGGCGGCCCCCGCCAAGGCGGTCGTGAAGAAGGCGGCTCCCGCGAAGAAGGCGGTCGTGAAGAAGGCGGCCCCCGCCAAGAAGGCCGTCGTCAAGAAGGCGGCTCCCGCCAAGAAGGCGGTCGTGAAGAAGGCGGCTCCCGCCAAGAAGGCCGCGCCCGCGAAGAAGGCCGCGACCAAGCGCGCGGCCAAGAAGGCCTAG
- the leuD gene encoding 3-isopropylmalate dehydratase small subunit, translated as MDAFTTHTGIGVPLRRSNVDTDQIIPAVYLKRVTRSGFEDGLFAAWRKDETFILNNPSYAAGSVLVAGSDFGTGSSREHAVWALMNYGFRVVLSSRFADIFRGNSGKQGLLTAQLSQDDIELIWKYLENEPGASVTVDLVSRTVTAGDIVAPFEVDDYTRWRLLEGLDDISLTLRHEQDVTDFESHRPAYKPSTTVA; from the coding sequence ATGGACGCGTTCACCACCCACACCGGGATCGGGGTCCCGTTGCGCCGCAGCAACGTCGACACCGACCAGATCATCCCCGCCGTGTACCTCAAGCGCGTGACGCGCAGCGGCTTCGAGGACGGCCTGTTCGCCGCGTGGCGCAAGGACGAGACGTTCATCCTCAACAACCCGTCGTATGCCGCCGGCTCGGTGCTCGTGGCCGGCTCCGACTTCGGGACCGGGTCCTCGCGCGAGCACGCCGTGTGGGCCTTGATGAACTACGGGTTCCGGGTCGTGCTCTCCTCCCGGTTCGCGGACATCTTCCGGGGCAACAGCGGCAAGCAGGGGCTGCTCACCGCGCAGCTCTCGCAGGACGACATCGAGCTGATCTGGAAGTACCTGGAGAACGAGCCCGGCGCCTCGGTGACGGTCGACCTGGTCTCCCGCACCGTCACTGCCGGAGACATCGTCGCGCCGTTCGAGGTCGACGACTACACCCGCTGGCGGCTGCTCGAGGGACTCGACGACATCAGCCTCACCCTGCGCCACGAGCAGGACGTGACGGACTTCGAGAGCCACCGACCGGCATACAAGCCCTCCACCACGGTCGCCTGA
- the leuC gene encoding 3-isopropylmalate dehydratase large subunit, giving the protein MSGTLAEKVWDAHVVRRAEGEPDLLYIDLHLIHEVTSPQAFDGLRLAGRTVRRPDLTLATEDHNVPTTPGPITDLVSKTQVDTLRRNCEEFGVRLFPMGHAEQGIVHVVGPQRGLTQPGMTIVCGDSHTSTHGAFGALAFGIGTSEVEHVLATQTLPLKPFKTMAVNVEGELQPGVTAKDITLAVIAKIGTGGGQGFVLEYRGSAIRALSMEARMTVCNMSIEAGARAGMIAPDQTTFDYLQGREHAPTGADWDAAVADWSTLRSDDDAVFDAEVDLDATTLTPFVTWGTNPGQGLPLGESVPDPETMGDDNEKAAAQHALDYMGLTAGTPLREIRVDTVFVGSCTNGRIEDLRAAAEIVKGRKVAEGVRMLVVPGSARVRLQAEQEGLDQVFTAAGAEWRLPGCSMCLGMNPDQLAPGERSASTSNRNFEGRQGKGGRTHLVSPLVAAATALRGTLSSPADLADLVDAGVTEGSK; this is encoded by the coding sequence GTGTCAGGAACGCTGGCCGAGAAGGTCTGGGATGCGCATGTCGTCCGGCGCGCCGAGGGCGAGCCGGACCTGCTGTACATCGATCTCCACCTCATCCACGAGGTCACCTCGCCCCAGGCCTTCGACGGGCTCCGGCTCGCGGGTCGCACGGTGCGCCGACCCGACCTCACGCTGGCCACCGAGGACCACAACGTCCCGACGACGCCCGGCCCGATCACCGACCTGGTGAGCAAGACCCAGGTGGACACCCTGCGGCGCAACTGCGAGGAGTTCGGCGTCCGGCTGTTCCCGATGGGTCACGCGGAGCAGGGGATCGTCCACGTCGTCGGCCCCCAGCGCGGCCTGACCCAGCCGGGGATGACGATCGTCTGCGGCGACTCGCACACCTCCACGCACGGTGCTTTCGGGGCGCTGGCCTTCGGGATCGGCACGTCCGAGGTCGAGCACGTCCTCGCGACCCAGACCCTGCCGCTCAAGCCGTTCAAGACGATGGCGGTCAACGTCGAGGGCGAGCTCCAACCCGGCGTGACGGCAAAGGACATCACCCTCGCCGTGATCGCCAAGATCGGCACCGGCGGTGGCCAGGGCTTCGTCCTGGAGTACCGCGGCAGCGCCATCCGCGCCCTGTCGATGGAAGCCCGGATGACCGTGTGCAACATGTCCATCGAGGCCGGTGCCCGCGCCGGCATGATCGCGCCGGACCAGACCACGTTCGACTACCTCCAGGGCCGCGAGCACGCGCCGACGGGGGCGGACTGGGACGCCGCCGTCGCCGACTGGAGCACGCTGCGCAGCGACGACGACGCAGTGTTCGACGCCGAGGTCGACCTCGACGCGACCACCCTCACGCCGTTCGTCACGTGGGGGACCAACCCCGGCCAGGGCCTTCCGCTCGGCGAGTCGGTGCCCGACCCCGAGACGATGGGCGACGACAACGAGAAGGCCGCGGCCCAGCACGCCCTCGACTACATGGGTCTGACCGCCGGCACCCCGCTGCGGGAGATCCGGGTCGACACGGTGTTCGTCGGCTCGTGCACCAACGGCCGCATCGAGGACCTGCGCGCCGCCGCCGAGATCGTGAAGGGCCGCAAGGTCGCCGAGGGGGTGCGCATGCTCGTCGTGCCCGGCTCGGCGCGCGTGCGGCTGCAGGCCGAGCAGGAGGGCCTCGACCAGGTCTTCACCGCGGCCGGTGCCGAGTGGCGCCTTCCCGGCTGCTCGATGTGCCTGGGGATGAACCCGGACCAGCTCGCTCCCGGTGAGCGGAGCGCCTCCACGTCGAACCGCAACTTCGAGGGGCGGCAGGGCAAGGGCGGCCGCACCCACCTGGTCAGCCCGCTCGTCGCCGCAGCCACCGCGCTGCGCGGCACCCTGTCCAGCCCGGCCGACCTCGCCGATCTCGTCGACGCCGGCGTCACCGAGGGGAGCAAGTGA
- a CDS encoding IclR family transcriptional regulator, translating to MDTTSGVGVLDKAAIVLGALEAGPSTLAQLVTATGLARPTAHRLAVALEHHRLVTRDLQGRFVLGPRLAELAAAAGEDRLLAAAGPVLGALRDHTNESAQLFRRQGDHRICVSAAERPVGLRDSIPIGATLSMLAGSAAQVLLAWEEPDRLHRGLHGAKFTATTLSGVRRRGWAQSVGEREAGVASVSAPVRGPSGRVVAAVSISGPIERLSRQPGRLHAATVIAGANKLTEVLARHHAQQQQQNHA from the coding sequence ATGGACACAACCAGTGGAGTCGGCGTTCTCGACAAGGCAGCCATCGTCCTGGGCGCCCTCGAGGCCGGGCCGTCGACCCTCGCTCAGCTCGTCACCGCGACCGGCCTGGCTCGCCCCACTGCCCATCGGCTCGCGGTGGCCCTCGAGCACCACCGCCTGGTGACGCGTGACCTGCAGGGTCGGTTCGTGCTCGGCCCGCGGCTCGCCGAGCTCGCCGCCGCCGCCGGTGAGGACCGTCTGCTGGCCGCCGCCGGCCCGGTGCTCGGAGCGCTGCGCGACCACACCAACGAGAGCGCCCAGCTGTTCCGGCGCCAGGGTGACCACCGCATCTGCGTGTCCGCGGCCGAGCGTCCCGTCGGGCTGCGCGACTCGATCCCGATCGGCGCGACCCTGTCGATGCTCGCTGGGTCGGCCGCGCAGGTGCTGCTCGCCTGGGAGGAGCCCGACCGGCTGCACCGTGGCCTGCACGGCGCGAAGTTCACCGCGACGACCCTGTCCGGGGTCCGGCGCCGCGGCTGGGCCCAGAGCGTCGGCGAACGCGAGGCGGGCGTCGCCTCGGTGTCGGCGCCGGTGCGTGGCCCCTCCGGCCGCGTCGTGGCAGCCGTGTCCATCTCCGGCCCGATCGAGCGCCTCTCGCGCCAGCCCGGTCGGCTGCATGCAGCCACCGTGATCGCCGGGGCCAACAAGCTCACCGAGGTGCTCGCCCGCCACCACGCGCAGCAGCAGCAGCAGAACCACGCCTGA
- the gltX gene encoding glutamate--tRNA ligase — protein MTEKPATAPRLRVAPSPTGDPHVGTAYMSLFNLAFARQQGGSFVLRIEDTDRARFQADSEQQVFDTLHWLGLRWDEGPDVGGPYAPYRQSERLDTYRPYVERLLAEGKAYHCWCSTERLTQMREMQQKLKQPTGYDRLCVGKTREERAELPGFSETPVVRMLIPQDAPLQFDDLIRGRVSAPRPDDQVILKADGFPTYHLAVVVDDHEMGITHVVRGEEWISSTPKHILLYQWLGLEAPAFAHMPLLRNTDKSKISKRKNPAARLTWFKEQGYLPEALVNFLALLAYPPKAGPDGEDVEVFTFEEFSADFAWSKVNPVGPIFDLKKLEWLNGVYIRELEVGELASRLLPYLERDGVLSANPSLGELARLAKVTELIQTRMALLTEASALVAPFFTADDALEIAEDARAQLKGDSGEVLAAAIKALEDIDDSRSGVLGSESGWNAAVIEAALRSAVVEGMGIKPKFAFGPLRTAVSGQRISPPLFESMEILGKTSTLARLHRLRDELAGS, from the coding sequence ATGACTGAGAAGCCCGCCACCGCACCCCGCCTCCGCGTCGCGCCGTCGCCCACCGGCGACCCGCACGTCGGCACCGCCTACATGTCGCTGTTCAACCTCGCCTTCGCGCGCCAGCAGGGCGGGTCGTTCGTGCTGCGCATCGAGGACACCGACCGGGCCCGGTTCCAGGCGGACAGCGAGCAGCAGGTGTTCGACACGCTGCACTGGCTCGGCCTGCGGTGGGACGAGGGCCCGGACGTCGGTGGCCCCTATGCCCCCTACCGCCAGAGCGAGCGGCTGGACACCTATCGGCCCTACGTCGAGCGACTGCTGGCGGAGGGCAAGGCATACCACTGCTGGTGCTCCACCGAGCGGCTGACGCAGATGCGCGAGATGCAACAGAAGCTCAAGCAGCCCACCGGTTACGACCGGCTCTGTGTCGGCAAGACCCGCGAGGAGCGTGCCGAGCTGCCGGGCTTCTCCGAGACTCCGGTGGTCCGCATGCTCATCCCGCAGGACGCCCCGCTGCAGTTCGACGACCTCATCCGCGGCCGTGTCTCGGCGCCCCGCCCGGACGACCAGGTCATCCTCAAGGCCGACGGGTTCCCGACCTACCACCTCGCCGTCGTCGTGGACGACCACGAGATGGGGATCACCCACGTGGTGCGCGGCGAGGAGTGGATCTCCAGCACGCCCAAGCACATCCTCCTCTACCAGTGGCTCGGCCTCGAGGCGCCGGCGTTCGCGCACATGCCGCTGCTGCGCAACACCGACAAGTCCAAGATCTCCAAGCGCAAGAACCCCGCTGCCCGGCTGACCTGGTTCAAGGAGCAGGGCTACCTGCCCGAGGCTCTCGTCAACTTCCTTGCGCTGCTTGCCTATCCGCCGAAGGCCGGCCCGGACGGTGAGGACGTCGAGGTCTTCACGTTCGAGGAGTTCAGCGCTGACTTCGCCTGGAGCAAGGTCAACCCGGTCGGCCCGATCTTCGACCTCAAGAAGCTCGAGTGGCTCAACGGCGTCTACATCCGCGAGCTGGAGGTCGGCGAGCTCGCCTCGCGACTGCTGCCCTACCTCGAGCGGGACGGCGTACTGTCCGCCAACCCGAGCCTGGGGGAGCTCGCCCGACTCGCCAAGGTCACCGAGCTGATCCAGACCCGGATGGCCCTGCTGACCGAGGCCAGTGCCCTCGTCGCGCCCTTCTTCACGGCCGACGACGCCCTGGAGATCGCCGAGGACGCCCGCGCCCAGCTCAAGGGCGACTCCGGCGAGGTGCTCGCTGCCGCGATCAAGGCACTGGAGGACATCGACGACAGCCGTTCGGGTGTGCTCGGGTCGGAGAGCGGCTGGAACGCTGCCGTCATCGAGGCTGCCCTGCGCTCCGCGGTCGTGGAGGGGATGGGCATCAAGCCGAAGTTCGCGTTCGGCCCGTTGCGCACCGCGGTCTCCGGCCAGCGGATCAGCCCGCCGTTGTTCGAGTCGATGGAGATCCTCGGCAAGACCTCGACCCTGGCGCGCCTGCACCGGTTGCGCGACGAGCTCGCCGGTTCCTGA